A genomic stretch from Vibrio algarum includes:
- the glmU gene encoding bifunctional UDP-N-acetylglucosamine diphosphorylase/glucosamine-1-phosphate N-acetyltransferase GlmU: MSFSAVILAAGKGTRMYSNIPKVLHTLAGKPMVKHVIDTCNDLGAQNIHLVYGHGGDLMQKALSTEPVNWVLQAEQLGTGHAVDQASDKFDDNEKVLVLYGDVPLISSETLESLIDAQPIGGIALLTVVLDNPTGYGRIVRKNGPVVAIVEQKDATEEQKLITEINTGVMVATGGDLKRWLSGLNNQNAQGEYYLTDVIAAAHNEGRAIEAVHPVSAIEVEGVNNRVQLARIERAYQAIQAEKLLEQGVMLRDPSRFDLRGKIQCGLDVEIDANVIIEGSVSLGNNVTIGAGCILKDCEIDDNSLVRPYSVIEGATVGEMCTVGPFTRLRPGADLRNDAHVGNFVEVKNGVIGEGSKANHLTYIGDTVIGQRSNIGAGTITCNYDGANKFKTIIGDDVFVGSDTQLVAPVTVGSGATIGAGTTVTKDVPEGALVITRAKERRVEGWQRPVKKK, encoded by the coding sequence ATGAGCTTCAGCGCGGTGATCCTAGCAGCGGGTAAAGGTACTCGCATGTATTCTAATATTCCTAAGGTGTTACACACCTTAGCGGGAAAACCAATGGTCAAACATGTCATCGATACTTGTAATGATCTAGGTGCCCAAAATATTCACCTTGTATACGGTCATGGTGGTGATCTTATGCAAAAAGCTTTATCTACAGAGCCTGTGAATTGGGTGCTCCAAGCTGAGCAATTAGGAACTGGACACGCTGTCGATCAAGCATCTGATAAGTTTGACGATAATGAAAAAGTGTTAGTGCTGTATGGAGATGTTCCTCTCATTTCATCAGAAACGTTAGAAAGCCTTATAGACGCACAACCTATTGGTGGAATCGCATTACTTACCGTCGTTTTGGATAATCCAACTGGATACGGTCGTATTGTGCGTAAAAATGGCCCTGTAGTTGCTATCGTTGAACAAAAAGACGCGACAGAAGAACAAAAACTGATCACAGAAATTAATACAGGGGTGATGGTTGCGACTGGCGGAGATCTCAAACGTTGGCTTTCCGGTCTCAATAATCAGAATGCTCAGGGAGAGTATTACCTTACAGATGTTATCGCCGCTGCACACAACGAAGGAAGAGCAATTGAAGCCGTCCATCCTGTTAGTGCTATTGAAGTTGAAGGGGTGAACAATCGCGTTCAATTGGCGCGTATTGAGCGAGCTTATCAAGCTATACAAGCTGAGAAACTCTTAGAGCAAGGGGTTATGCTTCGTGACCCATCTCGTTTTGATTTGCGCGGTAAAATTCAGTGTGGTTTGGATGTTGAAATAGATGCTAACGTTATAATCGAAGGCAGCGTTAGTTTAGGTAACAATGTGACTATAGGTGCTGGATGTATTCTGAAAGATTGCGAAATAGACGATAACTCGCTTGTACGCCCTTATAGCGTGATTGAAGGGGCAACAGTAGGGGAAATGTGTACCGTTGGCCCATTTACTCGTCTACGTCCCGGAGCAGACCTTAGAAACGATGCTCACGTAGGAAATTTTGTTGAAGTTAAAAATGGTGTCATTGGAGAAGGTTCTAAAGCAAATCACCTTACTTATATTGGTGACACAGTTATTGGTCAGCGTTCAAATATAGGTGCTGGAACGATTACTTGTAACTATGATGGTGCGAACAAGTTTAAGACTATTATCGGTGATGATGTGTTTGTGGGCTCTGATACGCAGCTCGTTGCCCCTGTAACCGTTGGTAGTGGTGCAACTATTGGAGCTGGGACAACCGTTACAAAAGATGTTCCTGAAGGAGCTCTCGTTATTACTCGAGCGAAAGAGCGCCGAGTGGAAGGTTGGCAGCGTCCTGTTAAGAAAAAATAA
- the ilvD gene encoding dihydroxy-acid dehydratase: MSTPKKYRSATTTHGRNMAGARALWRATGVKDEDFGKPIIAVVNSFTQFVPGHVHLKDMGQLVAREIEEAGGIAKEFNTIAVDDGIAMGHGGMLYSLPSRELIADSVEYMVNAHCADAMVCISNCDKITPGMMMAALRLNIPVIFVSGGPMEAGKTKLSDQIIKLDLVDAMIQGADPSVSDEQSEQIERSACPTCGSCSGMFTANSMNCLTEALGLSQPGNGSLLATHADRKALFLSAGRRVVELTKRYYEHGDESALPRNIATKEAFENAMALDIAMGGSTNTVLHLLASAQEGEVDFDMDDIDRMSRRVPHLCKVAPSTQKYHMEDVHRAGGVMAILGELDRVGLINNQTKTVLGLTMQDQLAQYDIMQTDSEEIKSFFRAGPAGIRTTEAFSQDCRWDSVDDDRKDGCIRTKENAFSQEGGLAVLKGNIALDGCIVKTAGVDEENHKFKGPAVVFESQEDAVEGILGGKVKAGDVVIIRYEGPKGGPGMQEMLYPTTYLKSMGLGKECALLTDGRFSGGTSGLSIGHASPEAANGGIIGLVKAGDIIDIDIPARSITLDVPEDEIASRRTEQDKLGWKPANRVREVSFALKAYASMATSADKGAVRDKSMLED; the protein is encoded by the coding sequence ATGTCTACACCTAAAAAATATCGTAGCGCCACAACAACACATGGACGCAATATGGCTGGAGCTCGCGCTTTATGGCGTGCAACTGGCGTGAAAGATGAAGATTTTGGCAAACCAATTATCGCGGTTGTAAACTCATTCACACAATTTGTACCTGGTCATGTTCACCTAAAAGACATGGGTCAACTAGTCGCAAGAGAAATTGAAGAAGCGGGTGGTATTGCAAAAGAGTTCAACACAATTGCCGTTGACGATGGTATTGCAATGGGTCACGGCGGTATGCTCTATTCTCTACCTTCAAGAGAACTGATTGCCGATTCTGTTGAGTATATGGTTAATGCTCACTGCGCTGATGCGATGGTTTGTATTTCTAACTGCGACAAAATAACTCCAGGGATGATGATGGCAGCACTACGCCTAAACATTCCAGTTATTTTCGTATCCGGCGGCCCAATGGAAGCAGGTAAAACCAAACTTTCTGATCAAATCATCAAGCTAGACCTTGTTGACGCCATGATTCAAGGTGCAGATCCATCCGTATCGGATGAACAAAGTGAACAAATAGAACGCAGTGCATGCCCAACCTGTGGTTCATGCTCTGGCATGTTCACCGCTAACTCAATGAACTGTTTAACTGAAGCTCTAGGCTTAAGCCAGCCAGGTAATGGCTCTTTACTTGCAACACATGCAGACCGTAAAGCGTTATTTCTAAGTGCTGGACGCCGTGTTGTAGAGCTAACTAAGCGTTACTATGAACATGGTGACGAATCAGCACTTCCTCGTAATATTGCAACCAAAGAAGCGTTTGAAAATGCGATGGCGCTTGATATTGCTATGGGTGGTTCCACAAATACTGTTCTTCACCTGTTAGCTTCTGCTCAAGAAGGTGAAGTTGATTTCGATATGGATGATATCGACCGTATGTCACGTCGTGTCCCTCATCTTTGTAAAGTGGCACCTTCTACTCAAAAATATCATATGGAAGACGTACACCGTGCCGGTGGCGTGATGGCTATTCTAGGTGAGCTTGACCGTGTTGGATTAATCAACAATCAAACTAAAACAGTTCTTGGTTTAACAATGCAAGATCAGTTAGCCCAATACGACATTATGCAAACGGATTCAGAAGAGATAAAATCGTTCTTCCGTGCTGGCCCTGCGGGCATTCGTACGACTGAAGCCTTCTCTCAAGATTGTCGTTGGGATAGCGTCGATGATGACCGTAAAGATGGTTGTATTCGCACTAAAGAAAATGCCTTTAGCCAAGAAGGTGGGTTAGCCGTACTAAAAGGTAATATCGCGCTTGATGGCTGTATAGTTAAAACCGCTGGTGTTGATGAAGAGAACCATAAATTCAAAGGGCCTGCCGTTGTATTTGAAAGCCAAGAAGATGCTGTAGAAGGTATTCTTGGTGGAAAGGTGAAGGCTGGTGATGTTGTTATCATTCGATACGAAGGCCCTAAGGGTGGCCCAGGTATGCAAGAAATGCTATACCCAACCACTTACCTGAAATCTATGGGCTTAGGCAAAGAGTGCGCACTTCTAACTGATGGTCGATTCTCTGGTGGTACATCTGGTCTATCTATTGGTCACGCATCTCCAGAAGCGGCCAACGGTGGCATAATTGGACTCGTTAAAGCTGGAGATATCATCGATATCGACATCCCTGCTCGCTCAATTACCTTAGATGTGCCTGAAGATGAAATTGCCTCTCGTAGAACAGAACAAGATAAACTTGGCTGGAAACCAGCCAATCGTGTTCGTGAAGTCTCTTTTGCACTGAAAGCGTACGCAAGTATGGCCACTAGTGCAGATAAAGGTGCGGTACGTGATAAATCAATGTTGGAAGACTAA
- a CDS encoding F0F1 ATP synthase subunit epsilon, which translates to MAAMTLHLDVVSAEKEIFSGLVETFQVTGSEGELGIFHGHTPLLTAIKPGMVRIVKQHGHEEIIYVSGGIVEVQPGTATVLADTAIRGDELDAAKAEEAKRQAEEKIQNQHGDMNFAQAASELAKAIAQLRVIELTKNRR; encoded by the coding sequence ATGGCAGCAATGACCTTACACCTTGACGTGGTTAGCGCCGAGAAGGAAATTTTCTCTGGGCTAGTAGAAACGTTTCAGGTGACCGGGAGCGAAGGTGAACTTGGTATTTTCCATGGTCATACTCCGCTACTGACCGCTATTAAGCCTGGTATGGTGCGTATAGTTAAGCAACACGGCCATGAAGAAATTATTTATGTTTCTGGTGGTATAGTTGAAGTTCAGCCGGGTACAGCTACTGTACTGGCTGATACGGCAATTCGTGGTGATGAACTAGATGCAGCGAAGGCAGAAGAAGCTAAACGCCAAGCTGAGGAGAAAATCCAAAATCAGCATGGCGATATGAACTTCGCTCAAGCGGCTAGTGAACTGGCTAAAGCTATTGCTCAGCTTCGCGTTATCGAGCTGACAAAAAACAGACGCTAA
- the ilvM gene encoding acetolactate synthase 2 small subunit codes for MDRYLLTIEANDKPVLVERILRVVRHRGFTIKQILATQNHESKVAQIELVVDSDRPITLITNQVEKLWDVTNVHTSRLKKDEMLSAYKI; via the coding sequence ATGGATAGATACCTATTAACAATTGAAGCCAACGATAAACCTGTTTTGGTTGAGCGTATCCTTCGAGTAGTAAGGCACCGTGGTTTTACCATTAAGCAAATACTTGCGACACAGAATCATGAGAGTAAAGTTGCTCAGATAGAGCTTGTCGTCGACAGTGATAGACCTATTACGTTAATTACCAATCAAGTTGAAAAACTATGGGATGTTACAAACGTACACACCTCTCGACTGAAAAAAGATGAAATGCTCAGTGCTTACAAAATTTAA
- a CDS encoding thiol:disulfide interchange protein DsbA/DsbL, whose translation MKKIFMLLATALLSVSVQAAQFNEGTHYDVLNLEKTSTPTVTEYFSFYCGHCNNFEPVIQQLKTKLPKNAKFQKVHVSFMGGNMGVPMAKAYASMVVLKVEDQMVPYMFNQIHNLRTPPKTEADLRQMFIDQGIDAKKFDSAYNGFAIDSMQKRFDKQFKDVKLTGVPGVVVNNKYIVKTDGIKSYDEYFDLVNYLLNQ comes from the coding sequence ATGAAAAAAATATTTATGTTACTCGCAACTGCACTATTAAGTGTGTCTGTCCAAGCTGCACAATTCAACGAAGGTACGCATTACGACGTGTTGAATTTAGAAAAAACATCAACGCCAACCGTTACCGAGTATTTTTCTTTCTATTGTGGTCACTGTAATAACTTTGAACCTGTAATACAGCAACTTAAAACAAAGCTACCTAAGAATGCTAAATTCCAAAAAGTGCATGTTTCCTTTATGGGAGGCAACATGGGTGTTCCTATGGCAAAAGCATACGCCAGTATGGTAGTACTAAAGGTAGAAGACCAAATGGTCCCATACATGTTCAATCAAATACACAACCTTCGCACCCCACCTAAAACTGAAGCAGACCTGCGTCAAATGTTTATAGATCAAGGCATAGATGCTAAGAAATTTGATTCTGCCTATAATGGTTTTGCGATTGACTCGATGCAAAAACGTTTTGATAAACAATTTAAAGACGTGAAGTTAACTGGGGTTCCGGGCGTTGTGGTAAACAACAAATATATTGTTAAGACTGATGGTATCAAGAGTTATGATGAATATTTTGATCTAGTCAATTATCTTTTGAATCAATAA
- a CDS encoding YihD family protein: MKCHRVNEVIELLHPEWQKDPDTNLIPFILTLCKEAGYDGKLEDLTDDVLIYHLKMRNSNKDEMIPGLAKDQEDDFKTAILKARGLIK; encoded by the coding sequence ATGAAGTGTCACCGAGTAAATGAAGTAATTGAGCTGCTTCACCCTGAATGGCAAAAAGATCCGGATACGAATCTTATTCCATTTATATTAACGCTGTGTAAGGAAGCAGGGTATGACGGTAAGCTAGAAGATCTTACTGATGATGTTTTGATCTACCATCTTAAAATGAGAAACAGTAATAAAGATGAAATGATCCCGGGGCTTGCAAAAGATCAAGAAGATGACTTTAAAACAGCAATATTAAAGGCTCGCGGTCTTATTAAGTAA
- a CDS encoding sporulation protein, with translation MSFLKKTLASFGIGSARVDSVLQQEFLIPGEKANIAIHVYGGATPQDIDNIDLKIYCRYIEEVPADNDKNKNDNYMGRMKRVPRDYVLASWKLPYSFVIESGQQRDFDVELDIPANTPVTIGDTKVWLETGLDVSMAKDPTDKDILTVRPTPTLDGVISALEEEGLRIRQVECEATKGFALPFVQEFELVPTTGQFHGRWRELEIVAYQHDDALELWFEVDRQKKGLGGMLSNLLGTGKLKRNIVIPQGTEPDEAGKQVIAYLESTT, from the coding sequence ATGTCTTTTCTTAAAAAAACGCTAGCAAGTTTTGGTATTGGCTCTGCGAGAGTTGACTCAGTTTTACAGCAAGAGTTTTTAATTCCTGGTGAAAAAGCGAATATCGCTATACATGTCTATGGTGGTGCAACTCCCCAAGATATCGACAATATTGACCTGAAAATCTACTGTCGATATATCGAAGAAGTGCCTGCTGATAATGATAAAAATAAAAATGATAACTATATGGGGCGAATGAAACGTGTTCCTAGGGATTATGTTTTAGCAAGTTGGAAGCTCCCTTACTCTTTTGTTATCGAGTCTGGTCAACAAAGGGACTTTGATGTTGAGCTCGATATTCCAGCCAATACTCCAGTAACCATAGGGGATACTAAAGTTTGGTTGGAAACCGGGCTAGATGTATCAATGGCTAAAGATCCTACGGATAAAGATATTTTAACAGTAAGACCAACACCCACTTTAGATGGGGTCATTTCTGCTCTTGAAGAGGAGGGTCTGCGTATAAGACAGGTTGAGTGTGAAGCAACAAAGGGTTTCGCTTTACCATTTGTACAGGAATTTGAGCTCGTGCCTACAACAGGGCAATTCCACGGTCGCTGGAGAGAGTTGGAAATTGTTGCTTATCAGCATGATGATGCGCTAGAGCTTTGGTTTGAGGTTGACCGTCAGAAGAAAGGCTTAGGTGGCATGCTTTCAAATCTTCTCGGCACAGGAAAACTAAAGAGAAACATAGTCATACCGCAGGGAACGGAACCTGATGAAGCAGGGAAACAAGTAATAGCGTACTTGGAATCGACAACGTAA
- the ilvG gene encoding acetolactate synthase 2 catalytic subunit codes for MNGSDLVVAALKQQGISTVFGYPGGAIMPIYDALYDGGVEHVLCRHEQGAAMAAIGMSRATQDVAVCLATSGPGATNLVTGLADALLDSVPIVAITGQVASPLIGTDAFQEMDVIGMSLACSKHSYLVTDIDDLAPTLAEAFEVAKSGRPGPVVVDIAKDVQLAEAPTHLLPFIEPPAIPVADPEAIEKAQSLLNKSDKPVLYIGGGVQIAKATETVRAFLTKNPMPTVSTLKGLGSVERHDPNYLGMVGMHGTKAANLIVQESDLLIVVGARFDDRVTGRLDSFAPDARVIHIDIDAAEFNKLRRSNASLQGDINVILPQLTRSQDISPWLKKTADLRKEFKWRYDHPGELIYAPLLLKQLSDSMPDSSIVSTDVGQHQMWAAQHIQPRKPENYITSAGLGTMGFGLPAAIGAKIARPDDQSILITGDGSFMMNIQELGTIKRKQVPVKIVLLNNQRLGMVRQWQSLFFDGRHSETILDDNPDFQALAAAFDIPGKTITTKAEVEPALKEMLESETAYLLHVLIDEDENVWPLVPPGAANQDMLENT; via the coding sequence ATGAACGGTTCTGACTTAGTAGTAGCAGCTTTAAAACAGCAAGGCATATCAACAGTATTTGGATACCCCGGCGGCGCCATCATGCCAATTTATGATGCCCTTTATGATGGTGGCGTTGAGCACGTACTTTGCCGACATGAACAAGGTGCCGCTATGGCCGCTATTGGAATGTCTAGAGCAACACAAGATGTTGCTGTCTGCTTGGCCACATCTGGCCCTGGAGCGACAAACTTAGTAACAGGGCTAGCGGACGCACTCCTAGATTCAGTGCCGATTGTCGCCATTACTGGTCAGGTAGCAAGCCCATTGATTGGTACAGATGCATTCCAAGAAATGGATGTTATTGGTATGTCTTTAGCTTGTTCTAAACATAGCTACTTAGTCACCGACATTGATGATTTAGCACCAACACTTGCCGAGGCTTTTGAGGTGGCTAAATCAGGTAGACCTGGACCTGTCGTAGTTGATATCGCTAAAGATGTTCAGCTAGCTGAAGCGCCAACTCACCTACTTCCATTTATCGAACCACCAGCCATTCCAGTGGCTGACCCGGAAGCGATAGAAAAAGCACAAAGCTTACTTAACAAATCCGATAAGCCTGTTCTCTATATCGGTGGTGGTGTTCAGATAGCTAAAGCGACTGAAACTGTTAGAGCGTTTCTTACTAAAAACCCAATGCCAACAGTAAGTACATTAAAAGGATTAGGGAGCGTAGAACGCCATGATCCTAACTACTTAGGCATGGTTGGCATGCATGGCACAAAGGCTGCTAACCTAATTGTACAAGAGTCCGACTTACTCATTGTGGTTGGGGCTCGTTTCGATGATAGGGTAACAGGAAGGCTAGACTCGTTTGCCCCTGATGCTCGAGTCATTCATATTGATATTGATGCAGCAGAATTTAATAAATTACGTCGTTCTAATGCTTCATTACAAGGCGATATCAACGTTATTCTTCCGCAACTTACTCGTTCGCAAGATATATCTCCATGGCTTAAGAAAACGGCTGATCTAAGAAAAGAATTCAAATGGCGTTATGACCATCCCGGTGAGCTTATCTATGCACCTCTGCTGTTAAAACAACTTTCAGATTCAATGCCTGATAGCTCTATCGTATCTACTGATGTGGGACAACACCAGATGTGGGCAGCACAACACATTCAACCTCGTAAACCTGAAAATTATATAACTTCCGCTGGTCTTGGCACTATGGGATTTGGTCTTCCTGCAGCCATTGGAGCAAAGATTGCAAGGCCTGATGATCAATCGATACTAATCACTGGTGATGGCTCCTTCATGATGAATATCCAAGAACTGGGTACCATCAAGAGAAAACAAGTTCCGGTAAAAATCGTTCTACTAAATAACCAACGCTTAGGAATGGTTCGTCAATGGCAATCTCTCTTTTTTGATGGTCGCCATAGCGAAACAATTTTGGATGATAACCCCGATTTTCAAGCTCTAGCAGCAGCATTTGATATTCCGGGAAAAACCATCACGACCAAAGCAGAAGTTGAGCCCGCTCTAAAAGAGATGCTAGAAAGTGAAACCGCTTATCTGCTTCATGTTCTTATTGATGAAGACGAAAATGTTTGGCCACTAGTTCCACCAGGGGCTGCAAACCAAGATATGTTGGAGAACACCTAA
- the ccoG gene encoding cytochrome c oxidase accessory protein CcoG, translating to MSQDKIDIKDVTPKTFNPKTHKGKKDRFNPSDGIYVRESKGAFQILRRYGAWFLLLLFGLVPWIPYGERQAILLDIGHQQFNFFGTTLYPQDLTLLALLFMIAAFGLFFITTFLGRVWCGYLCPQTVWTFMYIWFEEKLEGAANKRRKQDSGKMTPNLLLRKTIKHLAWIGIALVTGFTFVGYFVPIKDLVVDFLTLNTTFWAGFWVLFFAICTYANAAWMRSIVCIHMCPYARFQSAMFDKDTFIVGYNPERGESRGPRSRKADPKKLGLGDCIDCDLCVQVCPTGIDIRDGLQYECINCGACIDVCNKTMDRMGYEKNLISYTTEHKLSGKNTKVMRPKLIGYGSIMILMIILFFLQVASVEPVGMSVLRDRNQLFKINSAGYVENTYNLKVINKTQQLQTYTLNVSGLSDVTWYGNQTIQVDPGEVLNLPISLGVATENLNSPVSTIQFILTDSNQFTVEVESRFVKKL from the coding sequence ATGAGTCAAGATAAAATAGACATAAAAGATGTGACTCCCAAAACATTCAACCCTAAAACTCATAAAGGGAAAAAAGATAGATTTAACCCTAGTGATGGTATCTATGTTCGAGAAAGCAAAGGCGCTTTTCAAATACTAAGACGATATGGAGCATGGTTCTTACTACTCTTATTCGGTTTAGTACCTTGGATACCGTATGGGGAGCGACAAGCTATATTACTTGATATTGGTCACCAGCAATTTAATTTCTTCGGAACGACTTTATACCCACAAGATTTAACATTGTTGGCTTTACTTTTCATGATTGCCGCCTTTGGGCTGTTTTTTATTACTACATTTTTAGGCCGTGTTTGGTGTGGTTATCTTTGCCCACAAACCGTCTGGACTTTTATGTATATCTGGTTTGAAGAAAAACTAGAGGGTGCCGCGAATAAAAGACGAAAACAAGACAGCGGAAAAATGACACCTAACCTTTTGCTAAGGAAAACAATAAAGCATTTGGCTTGGATCGGTATTGCGCTAGTCACAGGATTCACTTTTGTTGGCTATTTCGTTCCGATTAAAGATCTCGTTGTTGATTTTCTCACCTTGAATACAACTTTCTGGGCTGGTTTTTGGGTTCTGTTTTTTGCTATTTGCACCTATGCAAACGCCGCATGGATGCGTTCTATCGTCTGTATCCACATGTGTCCATATGCTCGTTTTCAATCCGCCATGTTTGATAAAGATACATTTATCGTGGGTTACAACCCTGAGCGCGGAGAATCTAGAGGCCCGCGTTCACGCAAGGCTGATCCCAAAAAGCTCGGTTTAGGTGACTGTATTGACTGCGACCTTTGTGTACAAGTCTGCCCAACGGGTATAGACATACGTGATGGGCTCCAATATGAATGTATAAATTGTGGTGCGTGTATTGACGTTTGTAACAAAACAATGGATAGAATGGGTTATGAGAAAAACCTAATTAGTTACACAACTGAGCACAAATTATCAGGGAAAAACACCAAAGTAATGCGGCCAAAACTCATTGGTTACGGCAGTATTATGATATTAATGATAATCCTCTTTTTCTTACAGGTGGCAAGTGTAGAGCCCGTTGGAATGAGTGTATTGAGAGATCGAAATCAACTATTTAAGATCAACTCAGCTGGATATGTCGAAAATACTTACAACCTAAAAGTAATTAATAAGACTCAGCAACTACAAACCTACACGCTTAACGTGTCAGGTCTAAGTGACGTGACTTGGTACGGCAATCAAACCATCCAAGTTGATCCTGGTGAAGTCCTCAATTTACCCATCAGCTTGGGTGTAGCAACCGAGAACTTAAATTCTCCAGTTTCAACAATTCAGTTTATACTCACCGATAGCAACCAATTTACTGTTGAAGTTGAAAGCAGGTTTGTAAAAAAACTTTAG
- a CDS encoding branched-chain amino acid transaminase: protein MATNTADFIWFNGKMVPWGEANVHVLTHAMHYGTSVFEGIRCYNTPNGPIVFRHKEHMQRLKDSAKIYRFPIPYSVDELMEACRETLRDNKLESAYIRPLGFIGNVGLGVCPPTDTEMDLIIAAFPWGSYLGEEALANGVDAMISSWNRAAPNTIPTAAKAGGNYLSSLLVGGEARRHGYAEGIALSVDGYLSEGAGENIFVVKNGVLHTPPATSAILPGITRDSIMILAKELGYKVKEENIAREALYLADEIFMTGTAAEIVPVRSVDQITVGEGKRGPITEKIQSTFFGLFNGTTDDKWGWLDYVYPESAVGSDK, encoded by the coding sequence ATGGCAACAAACACAGCTGATTTTATTTGGTTTAATGGCAAGATGGTTCCATGGGGTGAAGCTAATGTCCATGTACTTACTCACGCCATGCATTATGGTACCTCTGTATTTGAAGGGATTCGTTGTTACAACACCCCTAATGGCCCGATTGTTTTTCGCCATAAAGAACACATGCAACGCCTAAAAGATTCCGCAAAGATTTACCGGTTCCCAATACCCTATTCTGTTGATGAATTAATGGAAGCGTGTCGTGAAACACTAAGAGATAACAAGCTAGAGTCTGCTTATATTCGCCCACTTGGCTTTATTGGTAACGTTGGGTTAGGTGTATGCCCCCCAACTGATACTGAAATGGACCTGATCATAGCGGCTTTCCCATGGGGATCATATTTAGGAGAAGAAGCGCTTGCAAATGGTGTTGATGCTATGATTTCAAGTTGGAATCGTGCGGCACCAAATACCATTCCAACGGCGGCTAAAGCTGGCGGTAATTACTTATCTTCTTTGCTCGTTGGTGGCGAAGCCCGTCGTCACGGTTATGCTGAAGGTATTGCCCTAAGTGTTGATGGTTACCTTTCCGAAGGCGCTGGTGAAAATATCTTCGTCGTTAAAAATGGTGTTTTACATACGCCACCAGCAACGAGTGCCATACTGCCAGGCATCACTCGCGACTCCATCATGATCTTAGCCAAAGAACTTGGATATAAAGTAAAAGAAGAGAATATTGCTCGCGAAGCATTATACCTTGCAGACGAAATATTTATGACAGGTACCGCAGCAGAAATCGTCCCAGTACGAAGCGTTGACCAAATTACTGTTGGTGAAGGCAAGCGAGGTCCGATTACCGAAAAAATTCAATCCACATTCTTTGGATTATTCAATGGAACAACAGACGACAAATGGGGCTGGTTAGACTATGTCTATCCAGAAAGCGCCGTTGGTTCAGATAAGTAA